In Kordia antarctica, the following proteins share a genomic window:
- a CDS encoding alpha-2-macroglobulin family protein gives MRNTTIFILFWVFVGLFSCKTESPEADNIFEFKDYIYQTTAGTVSVNEPIIIGLQKEVTDWANDQEVPVKLLKINPRVNGKLFVQNNKTLRFVPETSLKPNTEYSVTLQLDEIYENVADEFKKYTFAFKTVAPNFTIVTNDLQSYSKEWQYLNGMLRSADVIPNDKLKDLLKATQNGKELAVKWSADVLNNTTYEFTIDSINRPIDDSEIQISWTGKSIGADTKGSKSYLISGQNNFSIIEINVSESPEQKISINFSDPLLKNQNFEGLVTVKDQQNITYAVDGNILNVYPGNRVTGTTMLEVFTGIKNKEGFKLKRNFTKPISFEQQKPQLRAISKGVILPNSKNLTYNFQAMNLKSVDVRIVKIYQKNVLQFLQDNSIGEIDRYSIRKVGRRVAKKTINLIKNKDENDGQWKTYGIDLSELFKAEPGAIYQIEIGFKKDYALYTCDAVADKTEEASSRGDYYQNREDEDENEEEYWDNEIYDFRNYSYNWNDRENPCTDSYYLKDRFLTANIIASDLGVIVKKGENKSYYFAVSDILSTNPVGNAKVTLYNYQQQEIYSRRTDTEGLITIDADKNAYFAIVSKNKQMTFVKLNDGSSLSMSKFDVSGKKIKKGINGYIYGERGVWRPGDTLHLAFVLNDKGSPLPKNHPVKMEVTDARGKLIYKNVLTEGVENFYKFTVPTASEAPTGNWEANVNVGGVNFSKTLKVETVKPNRLKINIDFDDEILANSRPIEGTLKAAWLHGAPAKNLKAEVSIKLTNTKASFKKFPNYEFNDPTREFNAEEFIMFEGNLDEDGLVKISKKINVEKKAPGMLRASFLTRVFENGGDFSIDAFSKNFAPYISFVGLKSPEPKQYGSFYTDENQKFDIVTVDDKGNPIKRNGLEVKIYEINWRWWWSSSYEDLSSYSGSDYHEHYKTLRVNTDANGKGSFNLNIPDDNRGRYLIRVYDAKSGHATGMTTYFYKNWWRRSNDGNSEAAKMLIFAADKETYNVGEKATITFPSGKGGRALVSVENGTEVLSTKWVKTSKEQTTTTIPITEEMAPNVFVNISLVQKHDNVSNDLPIRLYGVIPILVENPLTILKPKISVPETLRPEQSFTVKVSEENKKAMTYTIAVVDEGLLDLTRFKTPNPWDVFYQRQALGVRTWDIYDDIIGAFSGNIDQVFAVGGGDGGNGAKNKKANRFKPVVVYLGPFQLKAGQTKSHKIEMPNYIGAVRTMVVAGNPETEAYGNAEQSSQVKKPLMVLATAPRKLSPGEKVTLPVTVFAMEDKVKNVSLQLKLQDGISVIGSANQTLTFDKPDEKMVYFDLDVSEAKGIRTIEVIATGNGEKASYKIEIDVENPNPITKKIHEVTLDGKTAKTLNFDTFGVAGTNAAVVEFSTLPPMDFTSRMEYLIQYPHGCIEQTTSSVFPQLYLNDIFDITTSKKQQIESNIEKGIKRLAHFQRPNGGLSYWIGENRTNEWGTSYAGHFMIEAEKKGYILPLNFMSQWISFQKNAARAWRTNNDNYYNADLAQAYRLYTLALAGHPDLASMNRLRESNKLSNDAKWRLAAAYALASQKEAGEQIAKTANINFEPSRNRYDYTYGSIDRNRAMAMETMVILKDKKAIDMSKIIAKRLSSSDWMSTQTTAYSLLAMGKMVTQNGGKNIKMQFSSNGNNQQNIETSKAIAQRDLTIVKGANSLQIENKEDNVLFVRVLSTGKLPLGEELAEKRHLTIRVTYKDKAGNEIDVTKLQQGTDFMATVTISNDRAIFLGDVALTEIFPSGWEIVNTRFTDYGNTESSEARHTDIRDDRVNFYFDLPRRRSKTFNVLLNASYLGRYYLPGIQAEAMYDNDYFVRTKGQWIEVVK, from the coding sequence ATGCGCAACACTACTATTTTCATCCTTTTTTGGGTATTTGTTGGATTATTCTCGTGTAAAACGGAAAGTCCTGAAGCAGACAACATCTTTGAATTCAAAGACTACATTTATCAAACAACTGCTGGAACTGTTTCTGTAAATGAACCTATTATCATAGGATTGCAAAAAGAAGTTACCGATTGGGCAAATGATCAGGAAGTTCCTGTGAAGCTCCTAAAAATAAATCCAAGAGTGAATGGAAAACTGTTTGTTCAAAACAACAAAACCTTGCGCTTTGTACCTGAAACATCACTAAAGCCAAACACAGAATATAGCGTAACGCTTCAATTAGATGAGATCTATGAAAATGTTGCTGACGAATTCAAAAAATATACATTCGCGTTCAAAACTGTTGCACCAAACTTTACGATAGTTACCAACGATTTACAATCATATTCCAAGGAATGGCAATACTTAAACGGAATGTTGCGTTCCGCAGATGTTATTCCGAATGATAAACTAAAAGATTTACTAAAAGCTACACAAAACGGCAAGGAATTAGCTGTAAAATGGAGTGCTGATGTGTTGAATAATACAACCTACGAATTTACTATAGACAGCATTAACAGACCAATTGACGATTCGGAAATACAAATTTCGTGGACAGGAAAATCAATTGGTGCAGACACAAAAGGTTCAAAATCGTATCTCATTTCTGGTCAAAACAATTTTTCTATCATTGAAATAAATGTTTCGGAAAGTCCTGAACAAAAAATCAGTATTAACTTCTCGGATCCATTACTCAAAAATCAAAACTTTGAAGGATTGGTAACTGTAAAAGATCAACAAAACATAACCTATGCTGTTGATGGAAACATTTTAAATGTATATCCTGGAAACAGAGTTACAGGCACAACAATGTTGGAAGTTTTTACAGGAATCAAAAACAAAGAAGGTTTCAAACTAAAAAGAAATTTCACAAAACCCATTTCATTCGAACAACAAAAACCACAATTACGCGCCATTAGCAAAGGTGTTATTTTACCAAATTCTAAAAATTTGACGTATAACTTTCAAGCGATGAACTTGAAATCTGTAGATGTGCGAATTGTAAAAATATACCAAAAAAATGTGCTTCAGTTTTTACAAGATAATAGCATTGGCGAAATTGATCGGTATAGCATTCGTAAAGTTGGAAGACGTGTTGCCAAAAAAACCATTAATCTTATCAAAAATAAAGACGAAAACGATGGACAATGGAAAACGTACGGAATTGACTTATCAGAACTATTCAAAGCAGAACCTGGCGCTATTTATCAAATAGAAATTGGTTTCAAAAAAGACTATGCATTATATACCTGTGATGCTGTTGCTGATAAAACTGAAGAAGCAAGTTCGCGCGGCGATTATTACCAAAACCGAGAAGATGAAGACGAAAATGAAGAAGAATATTGGGACAACGAAATATATGATTTCCGAAACTACAGCTACAATTGGAATGATCGTGAAAATCCTTGTACAGATTCGTACTATCTAAAAGATCGTTTCTTAACAGCAAACATAATAGCTTCTGACTTAGGTGTAATTGTAAAAAAAGGCGAAAACAAATCGTACTATTTCGCGGTAAGCGACATTCTATCTACAAATCCTGTAGGCAATGCAAAAGTAACTTTATACAATTACCAACAACAAGAAATTTATTCAAGACGAACGGATACTGAAGGGTTAATTACCATTGACGCAGACAAAAACGCATACTTTGCTATTGTATCCAAAAACAAACAAATGACGTTCGTAAAACTGAATGATGGAAGTTCGTTGTCCATGAGTAAGTTTGATGTTTCTGGGAAAAAAATTAAAAAAGGAATTAATGGTTACATCTACGGAGAACGCGGCGTTTGGCGACCTGGCGACACCTTACACTTAGCATTTGTTTTAAATGACAAAGGAAGTCCGCTTCCAAAAAATCATCCAGTAAAAATGGAAGTTACGGATGCGCGTGGAAAATTAATCTACAAAAACGTCTTGACGGAAGGCGTAGAAAATTTCTATAAATTTACGGTTCCGACTGCATCAGAAGCGCCAACTGGAAATTGGGAAGCCAATGTAAATGTTGGTGGCGTAAATTTCTCTAAAACACTTAAAGTAGAAACAGTAAAACCGAATCGATTAAAAATTAATATTGATTTTGACGATGAAATATTAGCCAATTCTAGACCAATTGAAGGAACACTAAAAGCGGCTTGGTTGCATGGCGCGCCAGCTAAAAATTTAAAAGCAGAAGTCAGTATAAAATTAACGAATACAAAAGCGTCTTTCAAGAAATTTCCAAACTATGAATTCAACGATCCGACACGTGAATTTAATGCAGAAGAATTTATCATGTTCGAAGGAAATTTAGATGAAGATGGTTTGGTAAAAATCTCTAAAAAAATAAACGTAGAGAAAAAAGCGCCAGGAATGTTGCGCGCTTCTTTTTTAACGCGCGTATTTGAAAATGGCGGCGATTTCTCTATTGATGCATTCTCCAAAAACTTTGCACCATATATTTCTTTTGTTGGATTAAAATCACCCGAACCAAAACAATATGGTTCATTTTATACAGATGAAAATCAAAAATTTGATATCGTTACAGTTGATGATAAAGGAAACCCGATCAAACGCAACGGACTCGAAGTAAAAATCTATGAAATTAACTGGCGTTGGTGGTGGAGTTCGTCGTATGAAGACCTTTCTTCCTATTCGGGAAGTGACTATCATGAACACTATAAAACCTTAAGAGTCAATACGGACGCAAACGGAAAAGGAAGTTTTAACCTCAACATTCCTGATGACAATCGTGGGCGTTATTTAATTCGTGTATACGACGCAAAAAGTGGTCACGCAACAGGAATGACGACTTATTTTTATAAAAATTGGTGGCGCAGAAGCAACGACGGAAACTCAGAAGCGGCGAAAATGTTAATTTTTGCAGCAGATAAAGAAACATACAATGTTGGCGAAAAAGCTACGATTACGTTTCCTTCTGGAAAAGGCGGACGCGCATTGGTAAGTGTCGAAAATGGCACAGAAGTTCTCAGTACAAAATGGGTAAAAACTTCAAAAGAGCAAACCACGACAACGATTCCGATTACAGAAGAAATGGCACCAAATGTATTTGTAAATATTTCGTTGGTTCAAAAACATGATAACGTTTCCAACGATTTACCAATTCGATTATACGGAGTCATTCCAATATTGGTAGAAAATCCTTTAACGATTTTAAAACCTAAAATCTCCGTACCAGAAACGTTGCGACCAGAACAATCATTTACGGTAAAAGTAAGCGAAGAAAACAAAAAAGCAATGACGTATACAATTGCCGTTGTTGATGAAGGTTTATTAGATTTAACTCGATTTAAAACACCAAATCCTTGGGACGTTTTTTACCAACGACAAGCACTTGGCGTTCGCACTTGGGATATTTATGATGACATTATTGGTGCATTTAGCGGAAACATAGATCAAGTATTTGCAGTTGGTGGTGGCGATGGCGGAAATGGCGCTAAAAACAAAAAAGCAAATCGTTTTAAACCTGTGGTTGTGTATCTAGGTCCTTTTCAGCTCAAAGCTGGACAAACAAAGTCGCACAAAATTGAAATGCCAAATTATATTGGCGCTGTTCGTACAATGGTTGTTGCAGGAAACCCTGAAACAGAAGCGTATGGAAATGCAGAACAATCATCGCAAGTAAAAAAACCTTTAATGGTGTTGGCAACTGCGCCACGAAAGTTGAGTCCAGGCGAAAAAGTAACACTTCCTGTGACGGTTTTTGCGATGGAAGATAAGGTGAAAAATGTATCGCTTCAACTGAAATTGCAAGACGGAATTTCTGTAATTGGAAGCGCAAACCAGACACTTACATTTGATAAACCAGATGAAAAAATGGTCTATTTTGACTTAGATGTGAGCGAAGCAAAAGGCATTCGAACTATAGAAGTGATTGCCACAGGAAACGGCGAAAAAGCATCCTATAAAATTGAAATTGATGTAGAAAATCCGAATCCGATTACGAAGAAAATTCATGAAGTTACTTTAGATGGAAAAACGGCTAAAACACTCAATTTTGATACATTCGGCGTTGCAGGAACAAACGCCGCAGTTGTAGAGTTTTCTACATTGCCGCCAATGGATTTCACCTCGCGAATGGAATATTTAATTCAATATCCGCACGGTTGTATTGAGCAAACGACTTCAAGTGTATTTCCGCAATTATACTTAAACGATATTTTCGATATTACAACTTCAAAAAAGCAACAAATAGAAAGTAATATTGAAAAAGGAATCAAACGATTGGCACATTTTCAACGTCCAAATGGCGGTTTGAGTTATTGGATTGGCGAAAATAGAACCAACGAATGGGGAACAAGTTACGCTGGACATTTTATGATTGAAGCTGAAAAGAAAGGCTATATATTACCACTCAATTTTATGAGTCAATGGATTAGTTTTCAGAAAAATGCAGCGCGTGCATGGCGTACTAATAACGATAATTACTACAATGCTGATTTAGCGCAAGCATATCGTTTGTACACGTTAGCGTTGGCTGGTCATCCAGATTTAGCTTCCATGAACCGATTGCGAGAATCCAATAAATTATCAAACGATGCCAAATGGCGATTGGCGGCGGCGTATGCATTGGCTTCACAGAAAGAAGCAGGGGAACAAATTGCAAAAACGGCAAATATTAACTTTGAACCTTCAAGAAATCGGTATGATTATACCTATGGATCCATCGATAGAAATCGTGCAATGGCAATGGAAACAATGGTGATTTTGAAAGATAAAAAAGCGATTGATATGTCAAAAATAATTGCAAAAAGATTATCTTCAAGCGATTGGATGAGTACACAAACTACCGCGTATAGTTTGTTAGCAATGGGAAAAATGGTGACGCAAAATGGTGGTAAAAATATCAAAATGCAATTCTCCAGTAATGGAAATAATCAGCAAAATATTGAAACTTCTAAAGCAATTGCACAACGTGATTTAACTATTGTAAAAGGTGCAAATTCGTTACAAATTGAAAACAAAGAAGATAATGTTTTGTTTGTGCGTGTGTTGAGTACTGGAAAATTACCGCTTGGCGAAGAATTGGCTGAGAAACGACATTTAACAATTAGAGTGACGTATAAAGATAAAGCTGGAAACGAAATTGATGTAACGAAGTTGCAACAAGGAACTGATTTTATGGCAACAGTTACTATTTCTAATGATAGAGCTATCTTTTTGGGCGATGTTGCTTTGACAGAGATTTTCCCTTCTGGTTGGGAAATTGTGAATACACGTTTTACCGATTACGGAAATACAGAATCAAGCGAAGCAAGACATACCGATATTAGAGATGATCGTGTGAATTTCTATTTTGATTTGCCACGAAGAAGATCAAAAACATTCAATGTATTGCTGAATGCTTCCTATTTAGGAAGATACTATTTACCTGGAATTCAAGCAGAAGCGATGTATGATAATGATTATTTTGTGCGTACTAAAGGACAATGGATTGAGGTTGTGAAATGA
- a CDS encoding AraC family transcriptional regulator has product MCSVTFAVAQTDSLATKSFEELETLYISSYTTPKKTKKYVDALYVSALKGTDKQRIAKALYRKGYIYSKLGNSAEAIDFSDASLEIAQQINDSDLLLQNYTQKGNIYLTNGTYKKAIEQYLKAKEIATKIDSFRDLIVMTYNIGLVKKQVEDFPGALEDFGQNLIAIKSINSTEYDRLEIVHNLAIADTYLRMEIPDSALVYTNRGLQKIPENTYLELHTDLSLNKVIIIYQQQKYQQSIALALSLENAIKQLSQEQKFVTFYLYLGKNHQALDDENNAIAYFEKIKTLVNTEHFSLPELEEVYYHLAKMYFHKNDAEKATENFKLFETFTKENNLANKKVSHTIKDYDISTLKKELFEVNTQRKKQQKTVYYLYIIASILLSCIVIFFVLFKRNQRRNRQRFDKLLAHIKKIETPKISAPSNKQKTELAIDDEGVVQILKALEKFEKKQQFLHVDCNLSYTAKKLKTNTAYLSHVINTYKGQSFTAYLNELRINTALVTLKNNKKIRLYSIKAIAEEFGYARRETFSKVFKNITGMHPSMYVKELQKSTDKTRDNS; this is encoded by the coding sequence TTGTGTAGTGTAACCTTTGCAGTTGCGCAAACAGATTCTTTGGCAACAAAATCATTTGAAGAATTAGAAACTCTATATATTTCTTCTTACACAACTCCCAAAAAAACAAAAAAATATGTTGACGCTTTATATGTTTCAGCATTAAAAGGAACGGATAAACAACGTATTGCAAAAGCTTTGTATCGTAAAGGATATATTTATTCGAAGTTAGGAAATTCGGCGGAAGCCATTGATTTTTCAGATGCATCTTTAGAAATAGCACAACAGATTAATGATAGTGATTTATTGTTGCAAAATTATACGCAAAAAGGAAATATTTATTTAACCAATGGAACGTATAAAAAAGCCATTGAGCAGTATTTGAAAGCAAAGGAAATTGCAACTAAAATTGATAGTTTTAGAGATTTAATTGTGATGACCTATAATATAGGATTGGTAAAAAAGCAGGTTGAAGATTTTCCAGGCGCGTTGGAAGATTTTGGGCAGAATCTTATAGCGATTAAAAGTATAAATTCTACTGAATATGATCGGTTGGAAATCGTTCATAATCTTGCTATTGCGGACACGTATTTGCGAATGGAAATTCCTGATTCAGCTTTGGTATATACAAATAGAGGATTGCAAAAAATACCCGAAAACACATATTTGGAATTGCACACAGATTTGTCTTTAAATAAAGTCATTATTATTTATCAACAGCAGAAATATCAGCAAAGTATAGCCTTAGCTTTGTCTTTAGAAAATGCTATAAAACAGTTGAGTCAAGAGCAAAAATTTGTAACGTTTTATTTATATCTTGGAAAAAACCATCAAGCATTAGATGATGAAAATAATGCAATTGCTTATTTCGAAAAAATAAAGACATTGGTCAATACTGAACATTTTTCGCTTCCTGAGTTAGAAGAAGTCTATTATCATTTGGCTAAAATGTATTTTCATAAGAATGATGCTGAAAAAGCAACCGAAAATTTCAAGTTATTTGAAACGTTTACCAAAGAGAATAATCTTGCTAATAAAAAAGTGAGTCATACTATAAAAGATTATGATATTTCTACTTTAAAAAAAGAGCTTTTTGAGGTAAATACACAACGCAAAAAACAACAAAAAACTGTCTATTATTTGTATATTATTGCTAGTATTTTGCTGAGTTGCATTGTTATTTTCTTTGTTTTGTTTAAACGAAATCAACGCCGAAACAGACAACGTTTTGATAAACTTCTAGCACATATAAAAAAGATTGAAACTCCAAAAATTTCAGCTCCTTCCAACAAGCAAAAAACAGAGTTAGCAATTGATGATGAAGGTGTTGTACAAATTTTAAAAGCGTTGGAAAAGTTTGAAAAGAAACAACAGTTTTTGCATGTAGATTGTAATTTGAGTTATACAGCTAAAAAATTAAAAACAAATACTGCTTATCTTTCACACGTAATTAATACCTATAAAGGACAATCGTTTACTGCATATTTAAATGAACTCCGAATTAATACAGCTTTAGTAACCTTAAAAAACAACAAGAAAATTAGGTTGTATTCTATCAAAGCTATCGCGGAAGAATTTGGATATGCACGAAGAGAAACCTTTTCAAAAGTGTTTAAAAATATAACTGGAATGCATCCTTCTATGTATGTAAAAGAATTGCAGAAAAGTACTGATAAAACCCGTGATAATTCATAA
- the pbpC gene encoding penicillin-binding protein 1C, which produces MLEKNFKRIKNNKIKTAIFVILLIAYYFCLPKTLFNTPTSTVIESREGILLGAKIADDGQWRFPKLDSVPEKFKICIVQFEDEYFYNHPGFNPISIAKALWQNIESGEVKRGGSTLTQQVIRLSRKGQKRSYVEKFKELILATRLEFRYTKDEILTFYASHAPFGGNVVGLDAAAWRYFGRRPQELSWAENATLAVLPNAPSLIYPGKNQLRLKAKRDRLLKKLKEQEIIDQLTYELATKETLPQKPYALPQTATHLLNKVAETHKGKRVQTSVESYLQQEANAIVAKHYKELKQNQIYNASVLILDVKTRKVLAYVGNTPTDRAHQKDVNVIHKPRSTGSIMKPFLYTAILDAGDLLPNTLVVDVPTKIGTYNPKNYTDTYDGAVTAKRALARSLNVPAVRMLQQFGLDRFHYYLKELNLKDISYSADHYGLSLILGGAESNLWDLCKTYAAFSSTLTHFGENSSQYFTNEFCEPSFLLDENVDFGTLTREKTIFDAGSMYLTYESLKEVNRPEGEENWEFFDSSKQIAWKTGTSFGFRDAWAIGTTKDYVVGVWVGNADGEGRPGLIGSSAAAPILFDIFEVLPNSDWFDVPYDALEEVSICSKSGYRASELCEEAQLQFIPRSGLKTKPCPYHIWVHLDKDERYQVNSSCQPLSEMTHKSWFVLPPLMEYYYQNKNPLYKTLPPFRKDCTAEGQKSMDFLYPEEAVKVFLPKDFDGSKNGLILRLAHSIPETKVFWYLDEAYLGTTETIHEMEVKPTAGIHKITVVDEFGNEARRTIEIQE; this is translated from the coding sequence TTGTTAGAAAAAAATTTCAAAAGAATAAAGAACAATAAAATTAAAACAGCAATCTTTGTAATACTACTGATTGCCTACTATTTTTGTTTGCCAAAAACACTTTTTAATACGCCAACTTCTACGGTTATTGAAAGTCGTGAAGGTATTTTGCTTGGCGCGAAAATTGCCGATGACGGACAATGGCGGTTTCCAAAACTAGATTCGGTTCCAGAGAAATTCAAAATTTGTATTGTTCAGTTTGAAGATGAATATTTCTATAATCATCCTGGATTCAACCCGATTTCAATCGCGAAAGCGTTATGGCAAAATATAGAATCGGGCGAAGTAAAACGTGGCGGAAGTACGTTGACACAACAAGTAATTCGATTGTCTCGGAAAGGACAGAAACGTTCGTATGTTGAGAAATTCAAAGAATTAATACTCGCAACACGATTAGAATTTAGATATACTAAAGACGAAATTTTAACTTTTTACGCTTCACACGCGCCTTTCGGCGGAAATGTTGTCGGATTGGACGCAGCAGCTTGGCGCTATTTTGGAAGAAGACCGCAAGAACTTTCGTGGGCAGAAAATGCTACGTTAGCCGTATTGCCAAATGCTCCAAGTTTGATTTATCCTGGAAAGAATCAACTGCGACTGAAAGCAAAAAGAGATCGATTACTCAAAAAATTAAAAGAGCAAGAAATTATTGATCAATTAACCTACGAATTGGCAACTAAAGAAACACTTCCACAAAAACCATATGCATTGCCACAAACGGCAACACATTTGCTAAATAAAGTTGCAGAAACGCACAAAGGAAAACGTGTACAGACTTCCGTAGAATCGTATCTTCAGCAAGAAGCAAACGCAATTGTAGCGAAGCATTACAAAGAATTAAAGCAGAATCAAATTTACAATGCTTCTGTATTAATCTTAGACGTAAAAACACGAAAAGTACTCGCATATGTTGGAAATACGCCAACGGATAGAGCGCATCAAAAAGATGTAAATGTCATTCACAAACCAAGAAGTACAGGAAGTATTATGAAGCCATTTTTGTACACGGCAATTTTGGATGCTGGCGATTTGTTACCAAATACATTAGTCGTTGATGTGCCAACAAAAATTGGAACGTACAATCCTAAAAATTACACAGATACATATGATGGCGCAGTAACGGCAAAAAGAGCATTGGCGCGTTCGTTGAATGTTCCTGCGGTGCGAATGTTGCAACAATTTGGCTTGGATAGATTTCATTATTATCTCAAAGAATTGAACTTAAAAGATATATCGTATAGTGCCGATCATTATGGACTTTCATTGATTTTAGGCGGCGCAGAAAGTAATTTGTGGGATTTATGCAAAACATATGCTGCATTCTCTTCTACGCTGACACATTTTGGCGAAAACTCAAGTCAATATTTTACGAATGAATTTTGTGAACCTTCTTTTTTGTTGGATGAAAACGTTGATTTTGGAACGCTTACGCGCGAAAAAACAATCTTTGACGCAGGTTCTATGTATTTAACCTACGAATCTTTGAAAGAAGTAAACAGACCAGAAGGCGAAGAAAATTGGGAGTTTTTCGATTCTAGCAAACAAATTGCATGGAAAACAGGCACAAGTTTTGGTTTTCGGGATGCTTGGGCAATTGGCACAACGAAAGATTATGTAGTTGGCGTTTGGGTTGGAAATGCCGATGGCGAAGGCAGACCAGGATTGATTGGCTCTTCTGCGGCAGCGCCAATTTTGTTCGATATTTTTGAAGTATTACCAAATAGCGATTGGTTTGACGTTCCGTATGACGCACTTGAAGAAGTTTCTATCTGTTCAAAAAGTGGTTACCGAGCTTCCGAATTGTGTGAAGAAGCGCAATTGCAGTTTATTCCACGAAGCGGATTGAAAACAAAACCATGTCCGTATCATATTTGGGTACATTTGGACAAAGACGAACGTTACCAAGTGAATTCTTCGTGTCAGCCATTGAGTGAAATGACGCATAAAAGTTGGTTTGTGTTGCCGCCATTGATGGAATATTATTATCAGAATAAAAATCCGTTGTATAAAACATTGCCGCCTTTTCGGAAAGATTGTACCGCAGAAGGACAAAAAAGTATGGACTTTTTGTATCCTGAAGAAGCTGTAAAAGTGTTTTTACCGAAAGATTTTGACGGAAGTAAAAATGGTCTGATTTTACGTTTGGCGCATTCTATTCCAGAAACCAAAGTGTTCTGGTATTTGGATGAAGCTTATTTAGGAACTACCGAAACTATTCACGAAATGGAAGTGAAGCCAACAGCAGGAATTCACAAAATCACTGTTGTTGACGAATTTGGTAATGAAGCGAGAAGAACTATTGAGATTCAGGAGTAA
- a CDS encoding antibiotic biosynthesis monooxygenase family protein, producing the protein MKTDFTPYYAVIFTSIQTEDTEGYAEMAEQMENLAKDQTGFISIDSARNAIGITVSYWESLEAIQQWKQHTDHLVAQQKGIKNWYAYYNVKICKVEREYSFEK; encoded by the coding sequence ATGAAAACAGACTTTACACCATATTACGCAGTAATTTTCACTTCTATTCAAACAGAAGATACGGAAGGTTATGCCGAAATGGCGGAACAAATGGAAAATCTTGCCAAAGATCAAACTGGATTTATTAGTATTGACAGCGCACGAAATGCTATCGGAATTACCGTGAGTTATTGGGAAAGTTTGGAAGCTATTCAGCAATGGAAACAACATACAGATCATTTGGTTGCACAACAAAAAGGCATTAAAAATTGGTATGCGTATTATAATGTGAAAATCTGTAAAGTTGAGCGTGAGTATAGTTTTGAAAAATAG
- a CDS encoding isoaspartyl peptidase/L-asparaginase family protein, translating into MRVYVFFTTVLLLLLLTSCVETSTKKEVKSSNPSQNNFGLVIHGGAGTILKKNLTPELEAQYKETLEKAARKGYEILQNGGTSLDAVEQTIHILENSPLFNAGKGAVFANNEKNELDASIMEGKTLNAGAVAGVTNLKNPISAARKVMENSAHVLLAREGAEEFAASQGLEVVNPDYFFTEKRYQSLLHAKQNLSDDSKSAYVDPYINDYKFGTVGCVALDKDGNLAAGTSTGGMTNKKWNRIGDSPIIGAGTYANNKTCAVSGTGHGEYFIRANVAYDISALMEYKNLSLQEAAKEVIQNKLKNMGGDGGIIAIDAKGNLVAEFNTAGMYRATVDENGTITVGIYKE; encoded by the coding sequence ATGAGAGTTTATGTCTTTTTTACAACAGTTTTATTATTATTATTATTGACGAGTTGTGTAGAAACCTCAACAAAAAAGGAAGTTAAAAGTTCTAACCCTTCGCAAAATAACTTCGGCTTGGTCATTCATGGCGGCGCTGGAACGATTTTAAAAAAGAATCTAACTCCTGAACTAGAAGCACAATACAAAGAAACATTAGAAAAAGCAGCTAGAAAAGGCTACGAAATTTTACAAAATGGCGGTACAAGTTTAGATGCCGTAGAACAAACCATTCATATCTTAGAAAACTCGCCATTATTCAACGCGGGAAAAGGTGCAGTATTTGCTAACAATGAAAAAAATGAATTAGACGCTTCTATCATGGAAGGAAAAACGTTAAATGCTGGCGCAGTTGCTGGAGTAACGAATTTAAAAAACCCAATCTCGGCTGCGCGAAAAGTTATGGAAAACTCAGCTCATGTATTGCTTGCTAGAGAAGGCGCAGAAGAATTTGCCGCTTCACAAGGATTGGAAGTTGTGAATCCTGATTATTTCTTCACAGAAAAAAGATATCAATCGTTATTACATGCGAAGCAAAATCTTTCAGACGACAGCAAAAGTGCCTATGTTGATCCATATATTAACGATTACAAATTCGGAACTGTTGGTTGTGTTGCTTTAGACAAAGACGGAAACTTAGCCGCAGGAACTTCTACAGGCGGAATGACCAATAAAAAATGGAATCGTATTGGTGATTCTCCAATAATTGGCGCAGGAACGTATGCAAACAACAAAACCTGTGCAGTTTCTGGAACTGGACACGGCGAATATTTTATCAGAGCAAATGTTGCGTATGATATTTCTGCTTTAATGGAATACAAAAACTTGTCGCTACAAGAAGCTGCAAAAGAAGTGATTCAAAACAAACTAAAAAATATGGGCGGCGATGGCGGAATTATTGCCATTGATGCAAAAGGAAACTTAGTAGCTGAATTTAATACTGCCGGAATGTACCGAGCAACAGTTGATGAAAATGGAACGATTACCGTTGGAATTTACAAAGAGTAA